In Spinacia oleracea cultivar Varoflay chromosome 5, BTI_SOV_V1, whole genome shotgun sequence, a single window of DNA contains:
- the LOC110788121 gene encoding cytochrome c1-2, heme protein, mitochondrial: MAGGRLLQQILKKKFQTNSTAIPALSSAVSKDQDNVGSSGAKVLKAFALLGAGATGLLSFSTVASADEAEHGLESPIYPWPHSGILSSYDHASIRRGHQVYQQVCASCHSMSLISYRDLVGVAYTEEETKAMAAEIEVEDGPNDEGEMFARPGKLSDRFPQPYPNESAARFANGGAYPPDLSLITKARHNGQNYVFALLTGYRDPPAGVAIREGLHYNPYFPGGAIAMPKMLNDGALEYEDGVAATEAQMGKDVVTFLSWAAEPEMEERKLMGFKWIFVLSLALLQAAYYRRLKWSVIKSRKLVLDVIN; the protein is encoded by the exons ATGGCTGGAGGTAGATTGCTTCAGCAGATTCTAAAGAAAAAGTTCCAGACTAATTCCACT GCAATTCCAGCTTTATCATCTGCTGTCTCAAAAGATCAAGACAATGTTGGATCTTCTGGAGCCAAAGTTTTGAAAGCATTTGCTCTCCTTGGAGCAGGCGCTACAGGGCTTTTGAGTTTTTCCACTGTAGCTTCTGCTGATGAGGCTGAACATGGCCTAGAAAGCCCAATCTACCCTTGGCCTCACAGTGGCATCCTTAGTTCATATGATCATGCCTC GATTCGTCGTGGGCACCAGGTTTACCAGCAGGTATGCGCCTCATGTCACTCAATGTCCCTGATTTCGTACCGTGATCTGGTGGGTGTAGCTTACACTGAAGAGGAGACAAAAGCTATGGCCGCTGAGATTGAGGTGGAAGATGGACCTAATGACGAGGGTGAAATGTTTGCTCGTCCTGGTAAACTCAGTGACCGATTTCCTCAGCCATATCCTAATGAATCAGCAGCTAGGTTTGCTAATGGTGGGGCGTATCCTCCTGACCTAAGTCTTATTACCAAG GCTAGACACAATGGTCAGAACTATGTATTCGCCCTGCTAACTGGTTACCGTGATCCACCTGCTGGTGTTGCG ATCCGAGAAGGGTTGCACTACAATCCATACTTCCCTGGGGGTGCAATTGCTATGCCTAAAATGCTTAATGACGGTGCTCTTGAATACGAGGATGGTGTTGCTGCAACAGAAGCTCAG ATGGGCAAAGACGTTGTGACATTCTTGTCATGGGCAGCAGAGCCTGAGATGGAAGAAAGGAAACTG ATGGGATTCAAGTGGATATTTGTACTATCACTGGCATTACTTCAAGCAGCATACTACCGACGTTTGAAGTGGTCTGTCATCAAGTCTCGCAAGTTGGTCCTTGATGTTATCAATTAG
- the LOC110788120 gene encoding nucleobase-ascorbate transporter 6: protein MAGGAAPAKADEPAPHPPKDQLPSVSYCITSPPPWPEAILLGFQHYIVMLGTTVLIPSALVPQMGGGKQEKAEVIQTLLFVAGLNTLLQTTFGTRLPAVIGASYTFVAPTISIILAGRYSQEQDPIRKFKSIMRGIQGALIVASVLQIVLGFSGLWRNVTRFLSPLSVVPLISMVGFGLYELGFPGVAKCVEIGLPELVLLIFIAIYLSQATKFGKHVFERFAVLISVAIVWLYAHILTVGGAYNHSAPRTQTTCRTDKSGLISGAPWIRVPYPFQWGAPTFDAGEAFAMMLTSFVALVESTGAFIAVSRSASATMMPPSVLSRGVGWQGVGILLSGLFGTGIGSSVSVENAGLLTLTRVGSRRVVQISAGFMLFFSILGKFGAVFASIPSPIIAALYCLFFAYVGSVGLSFLQFCNLNSFRTKFILGFSIFLGLSIPQYFNEFEAIKGFGPVHTGARWFNDMVNVPFSSEAFVAGIVAYFLDNTLHRKEGSVRKDRGKHWWDKFRSYKGDTRSEEFYSLPFNLNKYFPSV, encoded by the exons ATGGCCGGAGGTGCAGCACCAGCTAAGGCGGACGAGCCAGCGCCGCACCCGCCGAAAGATCAGCTCCCTAGTGTTTCTTACTGCATTACTAGTCCTCCTCCATGGC CTGAGGCCATCCTTCTTGGTTTCCAGCATTACATTGTGATGCTTGGCACAACTGTTCTCATCCCCAGTGCTCTTGTACCCCAGATGGGAGGAGGAAAG CAAGAGAAAGCAGAAGTTATTCAGACATTGCTTTTTGTTGCTGGTTTGAACACTCTACTTCAGACAACATTCGGGACTCGATTGCCAGCTGTGATTGGAGCATCTTACACCTTTGTTGCACCAACTATTTCCATAATCTTGGCTGGTCGATACAGTCAAGAACAAGATCCTATAAGA AAATTCAAGAGTATAATGCGGGGAATACAAGGGGCATTGATTGTTGCTTCAGTCCTTCAAATTGTCCTTGGCTTCAGTGGTCTTTGGCGTAACGTCACAAG GTTTCTGAGCCCATTATCAGTGGTTCCCTTGATATCTATGGTTGGCTTTGGACTCTACGAACTTGGTTTTCCTGGG GTGGCAAAATGTGTGGAGATTGGCTTGCCTGAGCTAGTGCTTCTAATATTTATTGCAATT TATCTATCGCAAGCTACAAAATTTGGGAAGCACGTTTTTGAGCGGTTTGCTGTTCTGATCTCTGTGGCTATAGTTTGGCTATACGCGCACATCCTTACAGTGGGTGGAGCATATAATCATTCAGCACCAAGGACACAGACCACATGTCGTACTGATAAATCCGGACTTATAAGTGGTGCTCCATG GATCAGAGTTCCATATCCGTTCCAATGGGGAGCGCCCACGTTTGATGCTGGAGAAGCCTTTGCTATGATGTTGACTTCATTTGTTGCTCTCGTTGAG TCCACTGGTGCCTTCATTGCAGTCTCAAGGTCGGCTAGTGCAACAATGATGCCTCCTTCTGTTCTTAGTCGCGGTGTTGGTTGGCAG GGAGTTGGCATTTTGTTGTCTGGGTTGTTTGGAACCGGGATTGGGTCCTCCGTTTCTGT TGAAAACGCCGGCCTTTTAACACTAACACGTGTTGGTAGCAGACGGGTTGTCCAAATATCAGCTGGCTTTATGTTATTCTTCTCCATTCTTG GTAAATTCGGAGCAGTGTTTGCTTCAATTCCTTCACCAATCATCGCTGCTCTGTACTGCCTCTTCTTTGCCTATGTTG GCTCTGTTGGTTTGAGCTTCCTTCAGTTCTGCAATCTCAACAGCTTTCGTACAAAGTTCATACTTGGATTCTCCATTTTCTTGGGTTTATCGATACCTCAATACTTCAATGAGTTCGAAGCAATTAAGGGTTTTGGGCCCGTCCATACTGGCGCAAGATGG TTCAATGACATGGTGAACGTTCCCTTCTCTTCGGAAGCATTTGTAGCTGGAATCGTAGCATATTTCTTAGACAATACACTACACCGGAAAGAAGGGTCAGTGAGAAAGGACAGGGGTAAGCATTGGTGGGATAAGTTCCGGTCTTACAAGGGTGACACGAGGAGTGAGGAATTCTATTCTCTTCCCTTCAACCTAAACAAGTACTTCCCATCGGTGTGA